The genomic window NNNNNNNNNNNNNNNNNNNNNNNNNNNNNNNNNNNNNNNNNNNNNNNNNNNNNNNNNNNNNNNNNNNNNNNNNNNNNNNNNNNNNNNNNNNNNNNNNNNNNNNNNNNNNNNNNNNNNNNNNNNNNNNNNNNNNNNNNNNNNNNNNNNNNNNNNNNNNNNNNNNNNNNNNNNNNNNNNNNNNNNNNNNNNNNNNNNNNNNNNNNNNNNNNNNNNNNNNNNNNNNNNNNNNNNNNNNNNNNNNNNNNNNNNNNNNNNNNNNNNNNNNNNNNNNNNNNNNNNNNNNNNNNNNNNNNNNNNNNNNNNNNNNNNNNNNNNNNNNNNNNNNNNNNNNNNNNNNNNNNNNNNNNNNNNNNNNNNNNNNNNNNNNNNNNNNNNNNNNNNNNNNNNNNNNNNNNNNNNNNNNNNNNNNNNNNNNNNNNNNNNNNNNNNNNNNNNNNNNNNNNNNNNNNNNNNNNNNNNNNNNNNNNNNNNNNNNNNNNNNNNNNNNNNNNNNNNNNNNNNNNNNNNNNNNNNNNNNNNNNNNNNNNNNNNNNNNNNNNNNNNNNNNNNNNNNNNNNNNNNNNNNNNNNNNNNNNNNNNNNNNNNNNNNNNNNNNNNNNNNNNNNNNNNNNNNNNNNNNNNNNNNNNNNNNNNNNNNNNNNNNNNNNNNNNNNNNNNNNNNNNNNNNNNNNNNNNNNNNNNNNNNNNNNNNNNNNNNNNNNNNNNNNNNNNNTGTATGCACATGCTATTGCATAGTGCCGATCATTGACGTACATCCTTTGATATTGGACCATCTTGTTAATAAGAAGGCAGTAAAGAATGCAACTaagcaatattttttattttgaaatatgaGGTATGCTGAAAAAGCTGGTTTGTAACTACATAGGTTGGCTTTTGAAGGCTCAATAAGTCCTCCATTTTAGGGTTCATCAGTGTGGCCTTCAATCATAGACATCTTGCTTTTAAAATCCAATAACATTTACAGTATTTTCACTTTATTTTGTTATAGGTGACAAGAACCTTACATACTTTTTCCTGTTTTAACTTCTGTGGATCTTTCATATTCTCAACTCTTGTTTCTATATTACTGATCTGTGCTTGTTTATTTTTCCAGATCTTTCTCATGTTTTCTCTTCTGTTAGGAGAGACCTGAATTTCATTGATCACACTAGCAACCTTGGATGGAAAATGTATGACAATTACTGTTAACTCTCTCTGCTAGCCTGTACTTTGTGGTACTTATTCAATTGGTCTTAGATCATTTATTTGTTTGCTTGTGCAGAGGCGATAGATTCCATCCTATAGTAGTTGATCCAGGGCTATATTTAGCAAGGAGAAGTCAAATTTTTCAGGCTACCGAGAAACGGTCAACCCCTGATGCGTTCAAACTCTACACAGGCAATTCTTTCCTCTCATGCTGTCTGTGTAACAACACTACCTATGCCTATGAGATTTGCTTATGTTTGTTGTTGACTGCTTTCCTTTCCTTGCAGGTTCATCTTGGGTAATTTTGAGCCGATCTTTCCTCGAATTTTGCATTTTTGGTTGGGATAATTTACCTCGAGTACTGCTGATGTATTTCACAAATGTGAAGTTATCTCAAGAAGGCTACTTTCATTCAGTTATTTGCAATGCACCAGAGTTTAAGAACACAACTGTAAATGGGGACCTAAGATTCATGATCTGGGACAATCCTCCAAAGATGGAACCACACTACCTTAATACATCCGATTTTAATCGGATGGTAGATAGTGGAGCTGCATTTGCAAGGCAGTTCGCAGTTGATAACCCGGTGCTGGACATGATCGATGAAAAGATCCTTCACCGCGGTCGCAAACAAGTCGTGCCAGGCGCGTGGTGTTCTGGGCAGAGGAGCTGGTGGTCAGATCCATGCTCCCAGTGGGGCGACGTCAATATACTGAAGCCGGGTCCTCAGGCCAAGAAGCTCGAGGCTTCGATTTCTGGCCTTCTGGATGACTGGAACTTGCAGACCAATGTATGCAATTGATCGACACGGTAATAGAAACATTTTAGGAAACCGCTATTCATGGACCGGTAGAAGTTGCCATTTATTGAGAACACATTCTTTGGTCACCAGAGTTTGATTTGGATCTTGGAAGTTGGGGGAGGAACTGCTGTGATAGcaggattttctttttcttttgttttttttttttgtttttgctagTGAGTGTCCATAGCAAACACGAGAGTTGGAGGGTGGGGAAGGGAATATATGTATTGTTTGAGGGGCCTCTAATGTTTGTTGTTGATGCTCCAATACATTCAATGAATAGGAGGATATTCCTCCAGCTTCCATTTTCATCATCTTGTATGTTTTGTATTTCTCCAAATTACCATAGGGAATCTCAATTCTGGACTACTACAAACATAAACTTCATTCTTTTTAAGAAAATGATATATATATTGTAATATTATCGTTATTTTATCTTGCTATGTAGAATCATACGTTTATGTAGCATGACtggaaaaaattattaaattagttattatttaatttgattaattatataatgaaaatataaagtgaattattttatgttaagggaagaaaataaaaatagccaatgagttatagttcaaatggttgcggattaattattttaagaggttgcggattcgagtctcctatctttgatttaaaaaaaaaacgaaattaACAGAGGTTGGGCCTTAAAGCGCTAGAAAGGGCAGCGAATACACCGACCCAGCCAGAAATGAGAGATAGATCATCGATCTATGCATAGAAAAGGGCATCCCCtttcaatctctctctctctcggaaTAGCTTCACAAGATCCCAGCCCCTTCACTGTAAGCTCTTCCCTCCTTTTCTTCCACTTCGTACTCACCCACTCATCTAATTACTCTCCTGAATTCACTTTTCTTTattagcttatttactttctgctTCCTACAGAATCATGTTTTTTTTTAATAGGTTTCAAATACATCGAAATGAACCCTAGGCACGCGTGTGTTGCTCTTGTTAGTTTTGCGGCTTTCATTTCCTTTAGCTTTCGCTAGGTTAAAAATCTGTTTCTCATTTGCAGGGCTGCTTTGGTGCTTCCTTTTGATTTTGGTTTTTTGTGAATTCGCATAGAAAATATTTGAGCTTTTTAGGGGGTTTTCACA from Arachis ipaensis cultivar K30076 chromosome B09, Araip1.1, whole genome shotgun sequence includes these protein-coding regions:
- the LOC107618669 gene encoding beta-glucuronosyltransferase GlcAT14A, which produces MGAERKWLFTLFSAVFLTFMVLIMSSFSSFSSPKAFPSLVQHGSPYPPSFAYFISGGHQDKDRILRLMLAVYHPRNRYLLHLGRDAGDDERLALVSAVMAVPAIRAFGNVDVVGNADWITYLGSSNVALTLRAAAIMLKLDSGWNWFITLSARDYPLITQDDLSHVFSSVRRDLNFIDHTSNLGWKIGDRFHPIVVDPGLYLARRSQIFQATEKRSTPDAFKLYTGSSWVILSRSFLEFCIFGWDNLPRVLLMYFTNVKLSQEGYFHSVICNAPEFKNTTVNGDLRFMIWDNPPKMEPHYLNTSDFNRMVDSGAAFARQFAVDNPVLDMIDEKILHRGRKQVVPGAWCSGQRSWWSDPCSQWGDVNILKPGPQAKKLEASISGLLDDWNLQTNVCN